In a genomic window of Gossypium arboreum isolate Shixiya-1 chromosome 9, ASM2569848v2, whole genome shotgun sequence:
- the LOC108457101 gene encoding probable E3 ubiquitin-protein ligase RHC1A translates to MSTGRNTHWCYRCRRPVILQGHDSVCCYCGGGFVQELDEMVPISPMDFFGVPGDEDRGQRFGLMDAFSAFMRQRLADRSFNHNIRGGTDSILEHNPPFGPLLVFGGQIPFRLSGNGGFEALFNGAPGIGFTRGNAGNYFIGPGLEELFEQLSANDRRGPPPATRSSIDAMPTVKITRRHLHSDSHCPVCKDKFELGSEARQMPCNHLYHSDCIIPWLVQHNSCPVCRQELPPQGSGSSQSYNPRGQSRSSNFGSSSSGRESQSSRRNPFSYFWPFRSSNSSSSHNGAAGSSSPRHVHENNHSMGYNGWPFD, encoded by the coding sequence ATGTCAACTGGAAGAAATACCCATTGGTGTTATAGATGCAGGCGCCCAGTTATCCTTCAGGGGCATGATTCAGTTTGCTGCTATTGTGGTGGGGGGTTTGTTCAAGAACTGGATGAAATGGTGCCTATCAGTCCCATGGATTTTTTCGGAGTTCCTGGTGATGAAGATCGTGGTCAGAGATTTGGTCTCATGGATGCTTTTTCAGCCTTCATGAGGCAGAGATTGGCTGATAGAAGTTTTAACCATAATATCAGGGGAGGAACAGATTCAATTCTTGAGCATAATCCACCATTTGGTCCTTTGTTGGTGTTTGGTGGCCAAATTCCTTTTAGGTTGTCAGGGAATGGTGGGTTTGAAGCTCTGTTTAATGGGGCTCCTGGAATTGGCTTTACAAGaggtaatgctggaaattatttCATAGGTCCAGGATTAGAAGAATTGTTTGAACAGCTGTCAGCTAATGATCGTAGAGGCCCTCCCCCAGCAACTCGATCTTCAATTGATGCAATGCCCACTGTTAAGATTACTCGGAGGCATCTTCATTCCGACTCGCACTGCCCTGTATGCAAAGATAAATTTGAATTGGGGTCTGAAGCAAGACAAATGCCATGTAATCATTTATATCATTCGGATTGCATTATCCCATGGCTGGTGCAGCACAACTCGTGCCCTGTTTGCCGTCAAGAATTGCCACCACAAGGATCAGGTAGCAGCCAGAGTTATAACCCCAGGGGTCAAAGTAGGAGCAGCAATTTTGGAAGTAGTTCCAGTGGAAGGGAGAGCCAAAGCAGCAGACGTAATCCATTTTCATATTTCTGGCCATTCCGTTCATCAAATTCAAGCTCTAGCCATAATGGAGCTGCGGGAAGTAGTTCCCCACGGCATGTGCATGAGAACAATCATTCGATGGGGTATAATGGATGGCCTTTTGACTGA
- the LOC108456289 gene encoding uncharacterized protein LOC108456289 has protein sequence MAIEVISPRISFSYYLNAEAIEEHHHHHHHQSSDFVFNFGDSFVQELSPADELFSNGKILPMEIKKKPVVAKPVPVPSPPKKRLKEFLSMSIDDADDQPEFKSLWQFKRSISLNSGTKTLIRSLHFLSRSNSTGSASNPKPTMLSKETEKQHLQKQPSLSTKSSHSHSSGAFYAYTNSTTHKSPLKSSNCGSYGNGVGVNSVLISNVSVVSFFGFGSLFCNPKGKKKKK, from the coding sequence ATGGCAATTGAAGTAATCAGCCCAAGAATCTCGTTTTCTTACTATCTCAATGCAGAAGCCATTGAagaacatcatcatcatcatcatcaccagaGTTCCGATTTCGTTTTCAATTTTGGCGATAGTTTTGTCCAAGAATTGTCTCCAGCTGATGAGCTCTTCTCTAATGGCAAGATTCTACCCATGGAAATCAAGAAAAAGCCTGTTGTCGCAAAGCCTGTTCCTGTTCCTTCTCCTCCCAAGAAAAGATTGAAGGAATTTTTATCAATGAGTATTGATGATGCAGATGACCAGCCTGAATTCAAATCTTTGTGGCAGTTCAAGAGAAGCATTAGCCTCAACTCTGGAACCAAAACCCTAATCCGCTCTCTTCACTTTCTTTCCCGGAGCAATTCAACTGGTTCAGCTTCAAATCCAAAACCAACAATGCTTTCGAAAGAAACCGAGAAGCAGCATTTGCAGAAGCAACCATCTTTGTCAACAAAATCATCGCACTCACATTCTTCTGGTGCATTTTATGCTTACACTAATTCTACTACACACAAGTCTCCATTAAAGAGCAGCAATTGTGGATCATATGGAAATGGAGTTGGAGTCAATTCTGTTTTGATTTCTAATGTATCGGTGGTGAGTTTTTTTGGGTTTGGTTCACTCTTCTGTAACCCGAAgggtaaaaagaagaaaaaatga